CCTATAACTCAGGCATAAAAATCAATGAGAATTCTTTCGACAATCTAGTTCTAAAACTTAAATCCATTCTGGAGGTGTTTAATATTGGCTAAATTACGTTTTGCAATACCAAAGGGATCATTAGAAAAAGCAACATATGATTTTCTTGAAAAAGCAATGATTAAAATATATGGGCGCGAACGTAGTTATCGACTTACAACTAGTGACCCAGATCTGCAGTTGAAGATCTTAAGACCACAAGAAATACCTATCTATGTTTCAGAAGGGCTTTACGATATAGGCATCACAGGTTTAGATTGGGTAGAAGAAACAGGCTCTAATGTAAAAATACTGTTAGATTTAGAGTACGGTGCTGTGAACCTAGTGGTTGCTGTTCCAAAAACCCTTGATATAAATTCTCTTGAAGCATTATTAGCACAGCAGCATTCTTTAGGTAAAGTTCTTAGAATATCTACTGAATATCCGTCTTTGGTTTCTCGATATGTTATGACACTCCCAAAATATAAAGAACTTTATGGTGAGAGCGGCCCAGTTATTATTACACCATGGTGGAAGATTGGCAAAAACAATTGGGTACACATATATCTATCTTTTGGAGCGACGGAGGCTAAGCCTCCAGATGAAGCTGATGCAATCGTTGATGTATCAGAAACTGGAACAACATTAGAACAAAACAGTCTTAAACCCATTGATGTGGTGATGCGCTCGACCGCTATACTAATAGCCAACAAACTTTCATTAAATGATGCTGAAAAAAGAGAGAAAATCTATGATATAATAGCGCAATTTAGAGGTGTTATAGAGAGTGAGAAGAAATTCCATATATTTGTGAACGTAAAAGAAGAAAATCTTAATGAGCTTTTAAAAATCCTTCCTGCATTAAAAGGACCAACAATAAGCTCTCTCTCAAAACCTGGCTGGTATGCAGTAAATACTGTGATTAACAGATCAGATTACATAAAACTATTACCTAAATTAAGAAAACTAGCTCAAGGATTAGTAGTTCATGAACCACAGCTTATTATGCCGCTTGAGGATATTGCGAGAGAAGAGAGTGAGTAAGAATGCGAATATTTAGCTTAAAAAAGGATGACATTGCACAGACATTAAAATTAGTTAGGTCATTAAATAATGTGAGCAATGATATAATAGAAACTGTTAGTAAGATAATTGAAGATGTAAAAATAAACGGCAATAAAGCACTTATTAAATATACTGAAAAATTTGATGGAATAAAACTTAATCCCGATGAAATAAAGGTTACTCCTGAGGAAATTAATAAGGCACATAATTATGTAAATGATAATGAACTATCAGCAGCAAAAACATTAATTGAGAACATTAAAAAAATCGAAAGCAAAACTATAAAACGTTTAAACTGGAGTGTCGCGCTTGGTGATATAACGATTTATCAAACAACTAAGCCATTAGAGAGTATTGGATGTTATGTACCAGGAGGCAAAGCATCTTACCCAAGCACTCTAATAATGACAGCTACACCTGCGATTGTCGCTAATGTACCTAGGATTGTGGTTACTTCACCTCCTAGTAAGATTACGCCCTTCTTCCTTGCTGTTAGTAACATGATTGGCGTGTCAGAAATTTATAGAGTTGGTGGTGCTCAAGCTATCGCAGCATTAGCTTATGGAACAGAAACCATAAAACCAGTAAACAAAATCATAGGACCTGGAAACATGTATGTAACTATCGCTAAGTTGCTTGTTTCTAAGGATGTAATGATTGATATGCCGGCGGGTCCAACAGAATTATTAATAGTAGCTGATGAGAATGCCGATGCTACTGAAATTGCCTTAGACCTTGTAGCACAGGCTGAGCATGGGACGGACTCGTTATGTGGTTTAGTTACAGTTTCGACAGAATTAGCTAAAAGAGTTATAAAAGAATTATCAAGAATAATAAACTCTGCGGAAAGAAAAGAGATTGTAAATAGGGCTATTGAGGAAAAAAGTTTCATAGCTATTGCTGATGATGTAACCACGTTACAGGAATTCGTTAATGAACTCGCTCCTGAGCATTTAGAAGTATTAGCAAAGGATGCCTATAAAATAATTGAGGGAATCAATAACGCTGGAGTAATAGTTATTGGGACATCAAGTGTGATAACCGATTATTATACAGGTGTGAACCATGTCCTACCAACAAGTGGTTACGCAAAATTACGTAGTGGTCTTACAATACTCGATTATATCAAAATTCTAAGGATCGTTTCGGTTCAAAATAATTTATCACCCAAAATTATAAACGTAGTTAGAACATTTGCACAAACCGAAGGATTATCAAATCACTTTAAGTCTATTGAATATAGAATATTAAAAGAGCGAGGAGCGTCTAATGTGTCTCAAAATTCGACGTTTTCTTGAAAGTAAGTGTTATTAAGGTGGTTACCATGAATAATGTAATCATAACTGGTATATTAAAACAATTAGGCAAGATTGAGGGTTATGAAAAGCCTGAATACTATAAAGATTCAATGATCTGTTTAGATAGAAATGAAAACTTCTTTATTGATAAAGAATTCCTCACAAAATTAGCGATCGAATCGTTGAATGAAATCGATTTACGTTTATACCCTGAAAAAGAATATACAGAGTTAGTAAATGCATTATCAAGGCTTTTTAATATAGATAAAGATTGGTTTATGATAGGGGCCGGTAGTGATCAGCTAATTGATATTCTTACTGATGTTTTCGCACAGAATAATGTGGTAGTTTCAATAGCTCCTACATTTTCTTGGTATCGTTTAAGAACACTCTTTCATGGAGGAATGTACATCGACGTATCACTCAATGATGATTTCTCTTTAAACTTAAGTAACCTATTAGAGAAATCTAAAAATGCATCTCTAATATTCATTTGTTCTCCAAATAATCCTACAAGTAATCAGTTCCCTATTGATGATATAAAAAGCATTATAGAGGAAGCGAAAGGTTTAGTTGTCATTGATGAAGCATACGTAGATTTTGCTGAATACTCGGTGTACAATCTTGTTAAAAAGTATGAAAACCTTATTGTGCTAAGAACTTTTTCAAAAGCCTACGGTCTTGCTGGATTAAGACTAGGCTATATGATAGCACAACCTGAAATCATCAAACCACTACTCAAGACAGCACAATATCCATACCCGATCTCTAGTTTTTCTGCAAAAATTGCTACAAAACTTATACAGAATATAGATGTTATTAAGGCCGCAGTTAGCAGATTAAAGGATGAAAGGGAAAAACTATACAATGACTTGCTTAAACTTAATATTAAAGTATATAGGTCTAACACTAATTTTCTACTCTTTCGCTCACCAATAGATCCAGAAATACTTGAAAAAGAGTTAATAAAAAATGGTATAAAAATAAAACGTATTGATGTATTAGGACGAAACAATTTCTTTAGAGTAACAGTTGGTTTGAACGAAATGAACGCTAAATTCCTTGAGGTGATAGCAAACGTTATGGAGTGAGTATTATTCATTATTATTAAATAACGATACAGCTTACATAAATAAACATAGAGCCAGCGAACTAAAATCAATAGAAAATATAGTTTTTGACTGTGATGGTGTACTTATTGATACAAGGAATTCATATGATTTATCAATAAAGGAAACATTGAAATATTTATTTAAATCAATTACTAATGAAGAGATAATTAGTAACAAAGAAATTTATGAACTAAGACTTACTGGACTTTTCAATAATGATTGGGATTTAACATACGTAATAGCTCTCGGCATCTTTTCGCACCTACCTAAGAACATTGCTGAAATAGTGATTAAAGACTTAAAAAAGAAGAATGTACAATATTTAAATGGATCAGTGCACATTAACAGCTTTCGAGCCAATTTTTCACAGTTTATCAATTTCATTCATGAGAATTCGTTCAACAAAACAAAGGAATACGTAACAAAACTATGTGAATATAATAATACTTTAAGTGAATTAAACGAATTTATCGAACTACTAGGAGATCCTATAGATCCTGTTAATAGTATGATTGCAAAACTCTTTGATAGTATATATTACGGTGAGAACCTTTACAGACGAATTTATAATTCATCACCGCTACTTAACAAAGACGGATTAATCAAAAACGAAAAACTCCTTATAGACGAGAATGATCTAAAAATGTTACAATCACTAATTAAAAATAGGAAGTTTCTTTTATTAACTGGACGTTCACGAGTAGGAACTGAATATATTCTAACTCCTTTATCAAAACACTTTGACTTTGATTCCTCTATATTTATAGAGGATTTAATAAGAACTAACAAAGATCTTGCTGTCGTCATGAAAAAACCTTCACCTGAACCCCTCATAAAAATGAGCAAAGAATTAATCACATTATATATTGGCGATTCTACAGAGGACATATTAATTGCTAAATATGCAAGGCAGAAAGGATCAAAAATATTTTTTGCGAGCGTTATAGGTCTTAAAGAAAATATTAAGGTATATGAAGAACTTTTTGTAAAATTAGGTTCTGATTTGATTGTTAAATCGGTCAAAACTTTAGCTCGAACTCTTCTTTTAATCAAAAACATGGGTGATTTTTATGAGAATAGGATTGAGTGAACGGACAACTAATGAAACACAAGTTAAGGTAAAAGTAAACATAGACGGTATAGGCAAATGTAACGTAAACACCGGTGTGAAGTTTCTTAATCATATGATAAAAAGCTTAGCAACGCACGGAATTATTGATATTGAAATTAATGCTCAAGGAGACCTAGTCCATCATATAGTTGAAGATGTGGCATTAACATTAGGAGATGCTTTGAAAAAGGCACTAAATGATAGAGCTGGCATTAAAAGATTTGGATTCGCGATAATACCGATGGATGACGCTTTAGCACTTGTTAGTGTAGACCTCGTACAACGCCCTTATTCAGATATTAATGTTAAACTTACAAATAGAAGAATTGAGGATATAGCGTCTGAGGATATTGTTCACTTTCTTAGATCACTTGCAGATTCATTACAAGCAACAATACATATTTCAGTAATGAAGGGTACAAACGATCATCATAAGGTTGAGGCGGTATTTAAAGCATTAGGAATAGCATTAAAAGACGCATGGACAATAGATCCAAGAAGACAAGGAGCGCCTAGCTCTAAGGGAGTGATGTAGATGAAATTTGCCATAATAGATTATGGAGCAAGTAATATGTTCAGCTTGATAGCAGCGCTTAAAAGAATTGATATAAACACAGATATAATAACTAGGGAACAAGATTTAGACGAATACTCAGCGATAATATTACCTGGAGTTGGCAATTTCTCAGCAGCAAGCAACATAATTTTAAAATTTAGAAATAATATAATGAAATCAATCATGAATGGAACACCATTGCTTGGTATATGCTTAGGATTACAATTATTTTTTGAGACGAGCGAA
This region of Thermoprotei archaeon genomic DNA includes:
- the hisB gene encoding imidazoleglycerol-phosphate dehydratase HisB — protein: MRIGLSERTTNETQVKVKVNIDGIGKCNVNTGVKFLNHMIKSLATHGIIDIEINAQGDLVHHIVEDVALTLGDALKKALNDRAGIKRFGFAIIPMDDALALVSVDLVQRPYSDINVKLTNRRIEDIASEDIVHFLRSLADSLQATIHISVMKGTNDHHKVEAVFKALGIALKDAWTIDPRRQGAPSSKGVM
- the hisD gene encoding histidinol dehydrogenase, which gives rise to MRIFSLKKDDIAQTLKLVRSLNNVSNDIIETVSKIIEDVKINGNKALIKYTEKFDGIKLNPDEIKVTPEEINKAHNYVNDNELSAAKTLIENIKKIESKTIKRLNWSVALGDITIYQTTKPLESIGCYVPGGKASYPSTLIMTATPAIVANVPRIVVTSPPSKITPFFLAVSNMIGVSEIYRVGGAQAIAALAYGTETIKPVNKIIGPGNMYVTIAKLLVSKDVMIDMPAGPTELLIVADENADATEIALDLVAQAEHGTDSLCGLVTVSTELAKRVIKELSRIINSAERKEIVNRAIEEKSFIAIADDVTTLQEFVNELAPEHLEVLAKDAYKIIEGINNAGVIVIGTSSVITDYYTGVNHVLPTSGYAKLRSGLTILDYIKILRIVSVQNNLSPKIINVVRTFAQTEGLSNHFKSIEYRILKERGASNVSQNSTFS
- the hisC gene encoding histidinol-phosphate transaminase — encoded protein: MNNVIITGILKQLGKIEGYEKPEYYKDSMICLDRNENFFIDKEFLTKLAIESLNEIDLRLYPEKEYTELVNALSRLFNIDKDWFMIGAGSDQLIDILTDVFAQNNVVVSIAPTFSWYRLRTLFHGGMYIDVSLNDDFSLNLSNLLEKSKNASLIFICSPNNPTSNQFPIDDIKSIIEEAKGLVVIDEAYVDFAEYSVYNLVKKYENLIVLRTFSKAYGLAGLRLGYMIAQPEIIKPLLKTAQYPYPISSFSAKIATKLIQNIDVIKAAVSRLKDEREKLYNDLLKLNIKVYRSNTNFLLFRSPIDPEILEKELIKNGIKIKRIDVLGRNNFFRVTVGLNEMNAKFLEVIANVME
- the hisG gene encoding ATP phosphoribosyltransferase — translated: MAKLRFAIPKGSLEKATYDFLEKAMIKIYGRERSYRLTTSDPDLQLKILRPQEIPIYVSEGLYDIGITGLDWVEETGSNVKILLDLEYGAVNLVVAVPKTLDINSLEALLAQQHSLGKVLRISTEYPSLVSRYVMTLPKYKELYGESGPVIITPWWKIGKNNWVHIYLSFGATEAKPPDEADAIVDVSETGTTLEQNSLKPIDVVMRSTAILIANKLSLNDAEKREKIYDIIAQFRGVIESEKKFHIFVNVKEENLNELLKILPALKGPTISSLSKPGWYAVNTVINRSDYIKLLPKLRKLAQGLVVHEPQLIMPLEDIAREESE